From a region of the Castor canadensis chromosome 7, mCasCan1.hap1v2, whole genome shotgun sequence genome:
- the Arhgap19 gene encoding rho GTPase-activating protein 19 isoform X5, with translation MAAEALNEGEVPARDSGRSDAICSFVICNDSSLRGQPIIFNPDFFVEKLRHEKPEVFTELVVSNITRLIDLPGTELAQLMGEVELKLPGGAGPASGFFRSLMSLKRKEKGVVFGSPLTEEGIAQIYQLIEYLHKNLRVEGLFRVPGNSVRQQILRDALNNGTDIDLESGEFHSNDVATLLKVFLGELPEPLLTHKHFHAHLKIVDLMQFDDKGNKTNIPDKERQIEALQLLFLMLPPPNRNLLKLLLDLLYQTAKKQDKNKMSAYNLALMFAPHVLWPKNVTANDLQENITKLNNGMAFMIKHSQKLFKAPAYIRECARLHYLGSRTQVSKDDLDLTASVHAKSFQVAKSQKWNQIDSCSHQEETQQRTEEALRELFQHVHDMPESAKKKQFIRQFHKQSLIQTPGREPSTPRVQKRARSRSFSGLIKRKVLGNQMMSEKKNKFSTPESVGMGELKRTSKENMNSLYSGSPAIMMTPTRLKWSDGKKEGKKGFL, from the exons tgatgCCATCTGCAGTTTTGTTATCTGCAATGATTCTTCCCTTCGAGGTCAGCCCATTATTTTCAATCCTGACTTCTTTGTGGAGAAACTCCGGCATGAGAAACCCGAGGTGTTCACGGAGTTGGTGGTCAGCAATATCACAAGGCTTATCGATTTACCTGGAACTGAGTTGGCTCAGCTGATGGGGGAAGTGGAACTTAAGTTGCCTGGCGGGGCTGGCCCAGCTTCAGGATTCTTCCGGTCTCTGATGTCTCTCAAACGGAAGG AAAAAGGAGTGGTATTTGGATCCCCCCTGACGGAAGAAGGCATTGCTCAAATATACCAACTGATTGAGTATCTTCACAAAA ACTTACGAGTAGAAGGTTTGTTTAGAGTACCAGGCAATAGTGTTCGACAGCAGATTTTAAGGGATGCTCTCAATAACGGAACTGATATTGACTTGGAATCAGGGGAGTTTCATTCAAATGATGTTGCCACCTTGCTGAAAGTGTTTCTAGGAGAGTTACCAGAACCTCTGCTGACACATAAACATTTCCATGCACACCTCAAAATTGTTG acTTGATGCAGTTTGATGATAAAGGAAACAAGACTAATATTCCAGATAAGGAGCGGCAAATTGAGGCTCTTCAGTTACTCTTCCTCATGCTCCCTCCACCCAATCGTAACTTGTTGAAGTTATTACTTGATCTCCTGTACCAGACAGCAAAGAAACAAGATAAGAATAAGATGTCTGCCTATAACCTTGCCCTTATGTTTGCACCCCATGTCCTGTGGCCAAAAAAT GTCACTGCAAATGACCTTCAAGAGAACATCACAAAGTTAAACAATGGGATGGCTTTTATGATTAAACACTCCCAGAAACTTTTTAAG GCTCCTGCTTACATTCGGGAATGTGCCAGACTGCATTATTTGGGCTCCAGAACTCAAGTATCAAAG gaTGACCTTGATCTGACAGCTTCAGTTCATGCTAAGTCCTTCCAGGTGGCAAAATCTCAGAAATGGAACCAGATAGATTCCTGTTCTCATCAGGAGGAGACCCAGCAGCGTACAGAAGAGGCACTGAGAGAGCTCTTCCAACATGTTCACGATATGCCAGAGTCGGCAAAGAAGAAACAGTTTATTAGACAG TTTCATAAGCAGTCTTTGATACAGACACCAGGGCGGGAGCCATCTACTCCCCGGGTACAGAAGAGGGCCCGTTCACGCTCCTTCAGTGGGCTTATTAAG CGCAAAGTCCTGGGAAATCAGATGatgtcagaaaagaaaaacaagttctCTACTCCAGAATCTGTGGGTATGGGTGAATTGAAGAGAACCAGCAAAGAAAATATGAACTCA TTATATTCTGGCTCTCCAGCTATCATGATGACACCAACAAGATTGAAATGGTCTgatgggaagaaagagggaaaaaaag
- the Arhgap19 gene encoding rho GTPase-activating protein 19 isoform X4 yields the protein MAAEALNEGEVPARDSGRSDAICSFVICNDSSLRGQPIIFNPDFFVEKLRHEKPEVFTELVVSNITRLIDLPGTELAQLMGEVELKLPGGAGPASGFFRSLMSLKRKEKGVVFGSPLTEEGIAQIYQLIEYLHKTDLRVEGLFRVPGNSVRQQILRDALNNGTDIDLESGEFHSNDVATLLKVFLGELPEPLLTHKHFHAHLKIVDLMQFDDKGNKTNIPDKERQIEALQLLFLMLPPPNRNLLKLLLDLLYQTAKKQDKNKMSAYNLALMFAPHVLWPKNVTANDLQENITKLNNGMAFMIKHSQKLFKAPAYIRECARLHYLGSRTQVSKDDLDLTASVHAKSFQVAKSQKWNQIDSCSHQEETQQRTEEALRELFQHVHDMPESAKKKQFIRQFHKQSLIQTPGREPSTPRVQKRARSRSFSGLIKRKVLGNQMMSEKKNKFSTPESVGMGELKRTSKENMNSLYSGSPAIMMTPTRLKWSDGKKEGKKGFL from the exons tgatgCCATCTGCAGTTTTGTTATCTGCAATGATTCTTCCCTTCGAGGTCAGCCCATTATTTTCAATCCTGACTTCTTTGTGGAGAAACTCCGGCATGAGAAACCCGAGGTGTTCACGGAGTTGGTGGTCAGCAATATCACAAGGCTTATCGATTTACCTGGAACTGAGTTGGCTCAGCTGATGGGGGAAGTGGAACTTAAGTTGCCTGGCGGGGCTGGCCCAGCTTCAGGATTCTTCCGGTCTCTGATGTCTCTCAAACGGAAGG AAAAAGGAGTGGTATTTGGATCCCCCCTGACGGAAGAAGGCATTGCTCAAATATACCAACTGATTGAGTATCTTCACAAAA CAGACTTACGAGTAGAAGGTTTGTTTAGAGTACCAGGCAATAGTGTTCGACAGCAGATTTTAAGGGATGCTCTCAATAACGGAACTGATATTGACTTGGAATCAGGGGAGTTTCATTCAAATGATGTTGCCACCTTGCTGAAAGTGTTTCTAGGAGAGTTACCAGAACCTCTGCTGACACATAAACATTTCCATGCACACCTCAAAATTGTTG acTTGATGCAGTTTGATGATAAAGGAAACAAGACTAATATTCCAGATAAGGAGCGGCAAATTGAGGCTCTTCAGTTACTCTTCCTCATGCTCCCTCCACCCAATCGTAACTTGTTGAAGTTATTACTTGATCTCCTGTACCAGACAGCAAAGAAACAAGATAAGAATAAGATGTCTGCCTATAACCTTGCCCTTATGTTTGCACCCCATGTCCTGTGGCCAAAAAAT GTCACTGCAAATGACCTTCAAGAGAACATCACAAAGTTAAACAATGGGATGGCTTTTATGATTAAACACTCCCAGAAACTTTTTAAG GCTCCTGCTTACATTCGGGAATGTGCCAGACTGCATTATTTGGGCTCCAGAACTCAAGTATCAAAG gaTGACCTTGATCTGACAGCTTCAGTTCATGCTAAGTCCTTCCAGGTGGCAAAATCTCAGAAATGGAACCAGATAGATTCCTGTTCTCATCAGGAGGAGACCCAGCAGCGTACAGAAGAGGCACTGAGAGAGCTCTTCCAACATGTTCACGATATGCCAGAGTCGGCAAAGAAGAAACAGTTTATTAGACAG TTTCATAAGCAGTCTTTGATACAGACACCAGGGCGGGAGCCATCTACTCCCCGGGTACAGAAGAGGGCCCGTTCACGCTCCTTCAGTGGGCTTATTAAG CGCAAAGTCCTGGGAAATCAGATGatgtcagaaaagaaaaacaagttctCTACTCCAGAATCTGTGGGTATGGGTGAATTGAAGAGAACCAGCAAAGAAAATATGAACTCA TTATATTCTGGCTCTCCAGCTATCATGATGACACCAACAAGATTGAAATGGTCTgatgggaagaaagagggaaaaaaag
- the Arhgap19 gene encoding rho GTPase-activating protein 19 isoform X2, with the protein MAAEALNEGEVPARDSGRSDAICSFVICNDSSLRGQPIIFNPDFFVEKLRHEKPEVFTELVVSNITRLIDLPGTELAQLMGEVELKLPGGAGPASGFFRSLMSLKRKEKGVVFGSPLTEEGIAQIYQLIEYLHKNLRVEGLFRVPGNSVRQQILRDALNNGTDIDLESGEFHSNDVATLLKVFLGELPEPLLTHKHFHAHLKIVDLMQFDDKGNKTNIPDKERQIEALQLLFLMLPPPNRNLLKLLLDLLYQTAKKQDKNKMSAYNLALMFAPHVLWPKNVTANDLQENITKLNNGMAFMIKHSQKLFKAPAYIRECARLHYLGSRTQVSKDSSKHHLRLRNVSKTELMQDDLDLTASVHAKSFQVAKSQKWNQIDSCSHQEETQQRTEEALRELFQHVHDMPESAKKKQFIRQFHKQSLIQTPGREPSTPRVQKRARSRSFSGLIKRKVLGNQMMSEKKNKFSTPESVGMGELKRTSKENMNSLYSGSPAIMMTPTRLKWSDGKKEGKKGFL; encoded by the exons tgatgCCATCTGCAGTTTTGTTATCTGCAATGATTCTTCCCTTCGAGGTCAGCCCATTATTTTCAATCCTGACTTCTTTGTGGAGAAACTCCGGCATGAGAAACCCGAGGTGTTCACGGAGTTGGTGGTCAGCAATATCACAAGGCTTATCGATTTACCTGGAACTGAGTTGGCTCAGCTGATGGGGGAAGTGGAACTTAAGTTGCCTGGCGGGGCTGGCCCAGCTTCAGGATTCTTCCGGTCTCTGATGTCTCTCAAACGGAAGG AAAAAGGAGTGGTATTTGGATCCCCCCTGACGGAAGAAGGCATTGCTCAAATATACCAACTGATTGAGTATCTTCACAAAA ACTTACGAGTAGAAGGTTTGTTTAGAGTACCAGGCAATAGTGTTCGACAGCAGATTTTAAGGGATGCTCTCAATAACGGAACTGATATTGACTTGGAATCAGGGGAGTTTCATTCAAATGATGTTGCCACCTTGCTGAAAGTGTTTCTAGGAGAGTTACCAGAACCTCTGCTGACACATAAACATTTCCATGCACACCTCAAAATTGTTG acTTGATGCAGTTTGATGATAAAGGAAACAAGACTAATATTCCAGATAAGGAGCGGCAAATTGAGGCTCTTCAGTTACTCTTCCTCATGCTCCCTCCACCCAATCGTAACTTGTTGAAGTTATTACTTGATCTCCTGTACCAGACAGCAAAGAAACAAGATAAGAATAAGATGTCTGCCTATAACCTTGCCCTTATGTTTGCACCCCATGTCCTGTGGCCAAAAAAT GTCACTGCAAATGACCTTCAAGAGAACATCACAAAGTTAAACAATGGGATGGCTTTTATGATTAAACACTCCCAGAAACTTTTTAAG GCTCCTGCTTACATTCGGGAATGTGCCAGACTGCATTATTTGGGCTCCAGAACTCAAGTATCAAAG GATAGCAGCAAACATCACTTGAGATTAAGAAATGTTTCAAAAACTGAACTCATGCAA gaTGACCTTGATCTGACAGCTTCAGTTCATGCTAAGTCCTTCCAGGTGGCAAAATCTCAGAAATGGAACCAGATAGATTCCTGTTCTCATCAGGAGGAGACCCAGCAGCGTACAGAAGAGGCACTGAGAGAGCTCTTCCAACATGTTCACGATATGCCAGAGTCGGCAAAGAAGAAACAGTTTATTAGACAG TTTCATAAGCAGTCTTTGATACAGACACCAGGGCGGGAGCCATCTACTCCCCGGGTACAGAAGAGGGCCCGTTCACGCTCCTTCAGTGGGCTTATTAAG CGCAAAGTCCTGGGAAATCAGATGatgtcagaaaagaaaaacaagttctCTACTCCAGAATCTGTGGGTATGGGTGAATTGAAGAGAACCAGCAAAGAAAATATGAACTCA TTATATTCTGGCTCTCCAGCTATCATGATGACACCAACAAGATTGAAATGGTCTgatgggaagaaagagggaaaaaaag
- the Arhgap19 gene encoding rho GTPase-activating protein 19 isoform X1, with amino-acid sequence MAAEALNEGEVPARDSGRSDAICSFVICNDSSLRGQPIIFNPDFFVEKLRHEKPEVFTELVVSNITRLIDLPGTELAQLMGEVELKLPGGAGPASGFFRSLMSLKRKEKGVVFGSPLTEEGIAQIYQLIEYLHKTDLRVEGLFRVPGNSVRQQILRDALNNGTDIDLESGEFHSNDVATLLKVFLGELPEPLLTHKHFHAHLKIVDLMQFDDKGNKTNIPDKERQIEALQLLFLMLPPPNRNLLKLLLDLLYQTAKKQDKNKMSAYNLALMFAPHVLWPKNVTANDLQENITKLNNGMAFMIKHSQKLFKAPAYIRECARLHYLGSRTQVSKDSSKHHLRLRNVSKTELMQDDLDLTASVHAKSFQVAKSQKWNQIDSCSHQEETQQRTEEALRELFQHVHDMPESAKKKQFIRQFHKQSLIQTPGREPSTPRVQKRARSRSFSGLIKRKVLGNQMMSEKKNKFSTPESVGMGELKRTSKENMNSLYSGSPAIMMTPTRLKWSDGKKEGKKGFL; translated from the exons tgatgCCATCTGCAGTTTTGTTATCTGCAATGATTCTTCCCTTCGAGGTCAGCCCATTATTTTCAATCCTGACTTCTTTGTGGAGAAACTCCGGCATGAGAAACCCGAGGTGTTCACGGAGTTGGTGGTCAGCAATATCACAAGGCTTATCGATTTACCTGGAACTGAGTTGGCTCAGCTGATGGGGGAAGTGGAACTTAAGTTGCCTGGCGGGGCTGGCCCAGCTTCAGGATTCTTCCGGTCTCTGATGTCTCTCAAACGGAAGG AAAAAGGAGTGGTATTTGGATCCCCCCTGACGGAAGAAGGCATTGCTCAAATATACCAACTGATTGAGTATCTTCACAAAA CAGACTTACGAGTAGAAGGTTTGTTTAGAGTACCAGGCAATAGTGTTCGACAGCAGATTTTAAGGGATGCTCTCAATAACGGAACTGATATTGACTTGGAATCAGGGGAGTTTCATTCAAATGATGTTGCCACCTTGCTGAAAGTGTTTCTAGGAGAGTTACCAGAACCTCTGCTGACACATAAACATTTCCATGCACACCTCAAAATTGTTG acTTGATGCAGTTTGATGATAAAGGAAACAAGACTAATATTCCAGATAAGGAGCGGCAAATTGAGGCTCTTCAGTTACTCTTCCTCATGCTCCCTCCACCCAATCGTAACTTGTTGAAGTTATTACTTGATCTCCTGTACCAGACAGCAAAGAAACAAGATAAGAATAAGATGTCTGCCTATAACCTTGCCCTTATGTTTGCACCCCATGTCCTGTGGCCAAAAAAT GTCACTGCAAATGACCTTCAAGAGAACATCACAAAGTTAAACAATGGGATGGCTTTTATGATTAAACACTCCCAGAAACTTTTTAAG GCTCCTGCTTACATTCGGGAATGTGCCAGACTGCATTATTTGGGCTCCAGAACTCAAGTATCAAAG GATAGCAGCAAACATCACTTGAGATTAAGAAATGTTTCAAAAACTGAACTCATGCAA gaTGACCTTGATCTGACAGCTTCAGTTCATGCTAAGTCCTTCCAGGTGGCAAAATCTCAGAAATGGAACCAGATAGATTCCTGTTCTCATCAGGAGGAGACCCAGCAGCGTACAGAAGAGGCACTGAGAGAGCTCTTCCAACATGTTCACGATATGCCAGAGTCGGCAAAGAAGAAACAGTTTATTAGACAG TTTCATAAGCAGTCTTTGATACAGACACCAGGGCGGGAGCCATCTACTCCCCGGGTACAGAAGAGGGCCCGTTCACGCTCCTTCAGTGGGCTTATTAAG CGCAAAGTCCTGGGAAATCAGATGatgtcagaaaagaaaaacaagttctCTACTCCAGAATCTGTGGGTATGGGTGAATTGAAGAGAACCAGCAAAGAAAATATGAACTCA TTATATTCTGGCTCTCCAGCTATCATGATGACACCAACAAGATTGAAATGGTCTgatgggaagaaagagggaaaaaaag
- the Arhgap19 gene encoding rho GTPase-activating protein 19 isoform X6, giving the protein MPHRKLSALIDAICSFVICNDSSLRGQPIIFNPDFFVEKLRHEKPEVFTELVVSNITRLIDLPGTELAQLMGEVELKLPGGAGPASGFFRSLMSLKRKEKGVVFGSPLTEEGIAQIYQLIEYLHKNLRVEGLFRVPGNSVRQQILRDALNNGTDIDLESGEFHSNDVATLLKVFLGELPEPLLTHKHFHAHLKIVDLMQFDDKGNKTNIPDKERQIEALQLLFLMLPPPNRNLLKLLLDLLYQTAKKQDKNKMSAYNLALMFAPHVLWPKNVTANDLQENITKLNNGMAFMIKHSQKLFKAPAYIRECARLHYLGSRTQVSKDDLDLTASVHAKSFQVAKSQKWNQIDSCSHQEETQQRTEEALRELFQHVHDMPESAKKKQFIRQFHKQSLIQTPGREPSTPRVQKRARSRSFSGLIKRKVLGNQMMSEKKNKFSTPESVGMGELKRTSKENMNSLYSGSPAIMMTPTRLKWSDGKKEGKKGFL; this is encoded by the exons ATGCCTCATCGGAAGCTTTCAGCACTTat tgatgCCATCTGCAGTTTTGTTATCTGCAATGATTCTTCCCTTCGAGGTCAGCCCATTATTTTCAATCCTGACTTCTTTGTGGAGAAACTCCGGCATGAGAAACCCGAGGTGTTCACGGAGTTGGTGGTCAGCAATATCACAAGGCTTATCGATTTACCTGGAACTGAGTTGGCTCAGCTGATGGGGGAAGTGGAACTTAAGTTGCCTGGCGGGGCTGGCCCAGCTTCAGGATTCTTCCGGTCTCTGATGTCTCTCAAACGGAAGG AAAAAGGAGTGGTATTTGGATCCCCCCTGACGGAAGAAGGCATTGCTCAAATATACCAACTGATTGAGTATCTTCACAAAA ACTTACGAGTAGAAGGTTTGTTTAGAGTACCAGGCAATAGTGTTCGACAGCAGATTTTAAGGGATGCTCTCAATAACGGAACTGATATTGACTTGGAATCAGGGGAGTTTCATTCAAATGATGTTGCCACCTTGCTGAAAGTGTTTCTAGGAGAGTTACCAGAACCTCTGCTGACACATAAACATTTCCATGCACACCTCAAAATTGTTG acTTGATGCAGTTTGATGATAAAGGAAACAAGACTAATATTCCAGATAAGGAGCGGCAAATTGAGGCTCTTCAGTTACTCTTCCTCATGCTCCCTCCACCCAATCGTAACTTGTTGAAGTTATTACTTGATCTCCTGTACCAGACAGCAAAGAAACAAGATAAGAATAAGATGTCTGCCTATAACCTTGCCCTTATGTTTGCACCCCATGTCCTGTGGCCAAAAAAT GTCACTGCAAATGACCTTCAAGAGAACATCACAAAGTTAAACAATGGGATGGCTTTTATGATTAAACACTCCCAGAAACTTTTTAAG GCTCCTGCTTACATTCGGGAATGTGCCAGACTGCATTATTTGGGCTCCAGAACTCAAGTATCAAAG gaTGACCTTGATCTGACAGCTTCAGTTCATGCTAAGTCCTTCCAGGTGGCAAAATCTCAGAAATGGAACCAGATAGATTCCTGTTCTCATCAGGAGGAGACCCAGCAGCGTACAGAAGAGGCACTGAGAGAGCTCTTCCAACATGTTCACGATATGCCAGAGTCGGCAAAGAAGAAACAGTTTATTAGACAG TTTCATAAGCAGTCTTTGATACAGACACCAGGGCGGGAGCCATCTACTCCCCGGGTACAGAAGAGGGCCCGTTCACGCTCCTTCAGTGGGCTTATTAAG CGCAAAGTCCTGGGAAATCAGATGatgtcagaaaagaaaaacaagttctCTACTCCAGAATCTGTGGGTATGGGTGAATTGAAGAGAACCAGCAAAGAAAATATGAACTCA TTATATTCTGGCTCTCCAGCTATCATGATGACACCAACAAGATTGAAATGGTCTgatgggaagaaagagggaaaaaaag
- the Arhgap19 gene encoding rho GTPase-activating protein 19 isoform X7, translating into MAAEALNEGEVPARDSGRSDAICSFVICNDSSLRGQPIIFNPDFFVEKLRHEKPEVFTELVVSNITRLIDLPGTELAQLMGEVELKLPGGAGPASGFFRSLMSLKRKEKGVVFGSPLTEEGIAQIYQLIEYLHKNLMQFDDKGNKTNIPDKERQIEALQLLFLMLPPPNRNLLKLLLDLLYQTAKKQDKNKMSAYNLALMFAPHVLWPKNVTANDLQENITKLNNGMAFMIKHSQKLFKAPAYIRECARLHYLGSRTQVSKDSSKHHLRLRNVSKTELMQDDLDLTASVHAKSFQVAKSQKWNQIDSCSHQEETQQRTEEALRELFQHVHDMPESAKKKQFIRQFHKQSLIQTPGREPSTPRVQKRARSRSFSGLIKRKVLGNQMMSEKKNKFSTPESVGMGELKRTSKENMNSLYSGSPAIMMTPTRLKWSDGKKEGKKGFL; encoded by the exons tgatgCCATCTGCAGTTTTGTTATCTGCAATGATTCTTCCCTTCGAGGTCAGCCCATTATTTTCAATCCTGACTTCTTTGTGGAGAAACTCCGGCATGAGAAACCCGAGGTGTTCACGGAGTTGGTGGTCAGCAATATCACAAGGCTTATCGATTTACCTGGAACTGAGTTGGCTCAGCTGATGGGGGAAGTGGAACTTAAGTTGCCTGGCGGGGCTGGCCCAGCTTCAGGATTCTTCCGGTCTCTGATGTCTCTCAAACGGAAGG AAAAAGGAGTGGTATTTGGATCCCCCCTGACGGAAGAAGGCATTGCTCAAATATACCAACTGATTGAGTATCTTCACAAAA acTTGATGCAGTTTGATGATAAAGGAAACAAGACTAATATTCCAGATAAGGAGCGGCAAATTGAGGCTCTTCAGTTACTCTTCCTCATGCTCCCTCCACCCAATCGTAACTTGTTGAAGTTATTACTTGATCTCCTGTACCAGACAGCAAAGAAACAAGATAAGAATAAGATGTCTGCCTATAACCTTGCCCTTATGTTTGCACCCCATGTCCTGTGGCCAAAAAAT GTCACTGCAAATGACCTTCAAGAGAACATCACAAAGTTAAACAATGGGATGGCTTTTATGATTAAACACTCCCAGAAACTTTTTAAG GCTCCTGCTTACATTCGGGAATGTGCCAGACTGCATTATTTGGGCTCCAGAACTCAAGTATCAAAG GATAGCAGCAAACATCACTTGAGATTAAGAAATGTTTCAAAAACTGAACTCATGCAA gaTGACCTTGATCTGACAGCTTCAGTTCATGCTAAGTCCTTCCAGGTGGCAAAATCTCAGAAATGGAACCAGATAGATTCCTGTTCTCATCAGGAGGAGACCCAGCAGCGTACAGAAGAGGCACTGAGAGAGCTCTTCCAACATGTTCACGATATGCCAGAGTCGGCAAAGAAGAAACAGTTTATTAGACAG TTTCATAAGCAGTCTTTGATACAGACACCAGGGCGGGAGCCATCTACTCCCCGGGTACAGAAGAGGGCCCGTTCACGCTCCTTCAGTGGGCTTATTAAG CGCAAAGTCCTGGGAAATCAGATGatgtcagaaaagaaaaacaagttctCTACTCCAGAATCTGTGGGTATGGGTGAATTGAAGAGAACCAGCAAAGAAAATATGAACTCA TTATATTCTGGCTCTCCAGCTATCATGATGACACCAACAAGATTGAAATGGTCTgatgggaagaaagagggaaaaaaag
- the Arhgap19 gene encoding rho GTPase-activating protein 19 isoform X3: MPHRKLSALIDAICSFVICNDSSLRGQPIIFNPDFFVEKLRHEKPEVFTELVVSNITRLIDLPGTELAQLMGEVELKLPGGAGPASGFFRSLMSLKRKEKGVVFGSPLTEEGIAQIYQLIEYLHKTDLRVEGLFRVPGNSVRQQILRDALNNGTDIDLESGEFHSNDVATLLKVFLGELPEPLLTHKHFHAHLKIVDLMQFDDKGNKTNIPDKERQIEALQLLFLMLPPPNRNLLKLLLDLLYQTAKKQDKNKMSAYNLALMFAPHVLWPKNVTANDLQENITKLNNGMAFMIKHSQKLFKAPAYIRECARLHYLGSRTQVSKDSSKHHLRLRNVSKTELMQDDLDLTASVHAKSFQVAKSQKWNQIDSCSHQEETQQRTEEALRELFQHVHDMPESAKKKQFIRQFHKQSLIQTPGREPSTPRVQKRARSRSFSGLIKRKVLGNQMMSEKKNKFSTPESVGMGELKRTSKENMNSLYSGSPAIMMTPTRLKWSDGKKEGKKGFL, encoded by the exons ATGCCTCATCGGAAGCTTTCAGCACTTat tgatgCCATCTGCAGTTTTGTTATCTGCAATGATTCTTCCCTTCGAGGTCAGCCCATTATTTTCAATCCTGACTTCTTTGTGGAGAAACTCCGGCATGAGAAACCCGAGGTGTTCACGGAGTTGGTGGTCAGCAATATCACAAGGCTTATCGATTTACCTGGAACTGAGTTGGCTCAGCTGATGGGGGAAGTGGAACTTAAGTTGCCTGGCGGGGCTGGCCCAGCTTCAGGATTCTTCCGGTCTCTGATGTCTCTCAAACGGAAGG AAAAAGGAGTGGTATTTGGATCCCCCCTGACGGAAGAAGGCATTGCTCAAATATACCAACTGATTGAGTATCTTCACAAAA CAGACTTACGAGTAGAAGGTTTGTTTAGAGTACCAGGCAATAGTGTTCGACAGCAGATTTTAAGGGATGCTCTCAATAACGGAACTGATATTGACTTGGAATCAGGGGAGTTTCATTCAAATGATGTTGCCACCTTGCTGAAAGTGTTTCTAGGAGAGTTACCAGAACCTCTGCTGACACATAAACATTTCCATGCACACCTCAAAATTGTTG acTTGATGCAGTTTGATGATAAAGGAAACAAGACTAATATTCCAGATAAGGAGCGGCAAATTGAGGCTCTTCAGTTACTCTTCCTCATGCTCCCTCCACCCAATCGTAACTTGTTGAAGTTATTACTTGATCTCCTGTACCAGACAGCAAAGAAACAAGATAAGAATAAGATGTCTGCCTATAACCTTGCCCTTATGTTTGCACCCCATGTCCTGTGGCCAAAAAAT GTCACTGCAAATGACCTTCAAGAGAACATCACAAAGTTAAACAATGGGATGGCTTTTATGATTAAACACTCCCAGAAACTTTTTAAG GCTCCTGCTTACATTCGGGAATGTGCCAGACTGCATTATTTGGGCTCCAGAACTCAAGTATCAAAG GATAGCAGCAAACATCACTTGAGATTAAGAAATGTTTCAAAAACTGAACTCATGCAA gaTGACCTTGATCTGACAGCTTCAGTTCATGCTAAGTCCTTCCAGGTGGCAAAATCTCAGAAATGGAACCAGATAGATTCCTGTTCTCATCAGGAGGAGACCCAGCAGCGTACAGAAGAGGCACTGAGAGAGCTCTTCCAACATGTTCACGATATGCCAGAGTCGGCAAAGAAGAAACAGTTTATTAGACAG TTTCATAAGCAGTCTTTGATACAGACACCAGGGCGGGAGCCATCTACTCCCCGGGTACAGAAGAGGGCCCGTTCACGCTCCTTCAGTGGGCTTATTAAG CGCAAAGTCCTGGGAAATCAGATGatgtcagaaaagaaaaacaagttctCTACTCCAGAATCTGTGGGTATGGGTGAATTGAAGAGAACCAGCAAAGAAAATATGAACTCA TTATATTCTGGCTCTCCAGCTATCATGATGACACCAACAAGATTGAAATGGTCTgatgggaagaaagagggaaaaaaag